One Purpureocillium takamizusanense chromosome 1, complete sequence genomic window carries:
- the COX17_1 gene encoding Cytochrome c oxidase copper chaperone (EggNog:ENOG503P741~COG:O) has product MDARTAATLPTPAAGAPAAAATDASSASSKPKPCCVCKDEKSRRDECMLFSNAKDPAADCKSLVDQYKTCMLGYGFKV; this is encoded by the exons ATGGACGCccgaaccgccgccacgcttC CCactcccgccgccggagctccggcagccgccgcgaccgacGCTTCttccgcctcctccaagcccaag ccgTGCTGCGTGTGCAAGGACGAAAAGTCGAGGCGCGACGAGTGCATGCTCTTCTCCAACGCCAAggaccccgccgccgactgcaagtccctcgtcgaccagTACAAGACGTGCATGCTCGGCTACGGCTTCAAAGTATGA
- a CDS encoding uncharacterized protein (COG:O~EggNog:ENOG503P1UK): protein MASQDHQNRVNVPFWDFFQSPDPNRTAGAPGQGVDHHHLDGNNNPPPTTFPPFMTGFGFPWGGGGGGGSGPHHGRHGLGPHPSHYYPGPPPPPGAGWDSDWDFEWGHPWSHDDNDDDDDEGHHGHWGRRGGHHHHLHGGGRGHRARGRRQGANAEDAQQQQDGPAAAAPVVDTTDEKAAVSPDTMDHDFPDPAEVTPDEDEAASPPPYGGPDGNNNSRGPPHGHHGHHHHHHGRGRGRCHRRGGGGGGGGGMGRGGWGRDPRAWGCPRRGGWGRHGGHGPAPFDFQGMMRGVMGHPFFQNMREQAQRYAGAYGNSNTNINADDDDGNTFTPPVDVFNTQAAYVVHVALPGARKDDVGVTWNPDRGTLDVAGVVHRPGDELFLQTLASAERRVGLFERSIALPPPLGTTTAANSNNNNNNHNNSNGSGLRAGGDDTAVDAANIAARFDDGLLVVVVPKVEREWTEIRKVDIE from the coding sequence ATGGCCTCCCAAGACCACCAGAACCGGGTCAACGTGCCCTTCTGGGACTTCTTCCAGTCCCCCGACCCGAACCGTACCGCCGGCGCtcccggccagggcgtcgaccatcaccacctcgacggcaacaacaacccaCCCCCAACGACGTTCCCGCCCTTCATGACCGGCTTCGGCTTCccctggggcggcggcggcggcggcgggtcaGGCCCTCACCATGGGCGTCACGGGCTGGGCCCCCATCCTTCTCACTACTATCctggtcctcctcctcccccaggCGCGGGCTGGGACAGCGACTGGGACTTTGAATGGGGCCACCCCTGGTCCcatgacgacaacgacgacgacgacgacgagggccacCACGGGCATTGGGGCCGCCGTggagggcatcatcaccacctccACGGCGGTGGGCGCGGACACCGCGCTCGCGGACGTCGGCAAGGGGCCAACGCTGAagacgcccagcagcagcaggatggtcccgccgccgccgcccctgtcGTTGACACCACCGACGAGAAAgccgccgtctcccccgACACAATGGACCACGACTTCCCCGACCCCGCCGAGGtcacgcccgacgaggacgaggcagcctcgccgcctccctaCGGAGGACCggacggcaacaacaacagccgcGGACCGCCCCACGGCCatcacggccaccaccaccaccaccacggccgaggtcgcggacgctgccatcgtcgtggcggcggcggcggcggcggcggcggcatgggacGCGGAGGCTGGGGCCGCGACCCCCGGGCCTGgggatgccctcgccgcggcggctgggggcGTCACGGCGGCCACGGTCCCGCGCCGTTTGACTTCCAGGGCATGATGCGCGGCGTCATGGGCCACCCGTTCTTCCAGAACATGCGCGAGCAGGCCCAGCGCTACGCCGGTGCCTACGgcaacagcaacaccaacatcaacgccgacgacgacgacggcaacacCTTCACGCCCCCCGTCGACGTCTTCAACACGCAGGCCGCCTACGTCGTGCACGTGGCcctccccggcgcccgcaaggacgacgtcggcgtcaccTGGAACCCCGACCGCGGcaccctcgacgtcgccggcgtcgtccaccgccccggcgacgagctcttCCTCCAgaccctcgcctcggccgagcgccgcgtcggcctcTTTGAGCGCAGCATCGCCCTGCCCCCCCCGCTCGgtaccaccaccgccgccaactccaacaacaacaacaacaaccataacaacagcaacggctcgggcctgcgcgcgggcggggacgataccgccgtcgacgccgccaacatcgccgcccgcttcgacgacggcctgctcgtcgtcgtcgtccccaaGGTGGAGAGGGAGTGGACCGAGATTCGCAAGGTCGACATCGAGTAG